TCTAGCTCAGCATAAACTCGGGTCGATTGAAAAGTTCCTGCAACTTTGACGTTTCGCGATATTGCCTGAATCGAATTAGCCTACTTTGTGCAGATGGGGATGATGCGCCTGGAGGAAATCCAAATCCCGGGGATGTACCGGAGACGGCTCGtccatttgtttgtactaataAGCCATGAAGGTCAGCTCGTTCTAAATCCACTCTTCCTGCGCTCTGATTAGAGTGCAGTTTGTGAAGGAGGGGTTGCGCTCGCGCCTGCGCTCCGGTGATTTGCCACATGATACTGATCAGTTTGGTTTGTTGCCTGTTTCCGTCAACAGCGAAAGCGAACTACAGTGCCGCGGACAAGGAGCATCACATCGATCTGGACGTAGGCGATACGGTGATCATCGAACAGGAATCCTACCACTGGTACTACGGCCGTAACGGAAGCTCGGGCACCGTTGGTATATTCCCGAAGACCTACGTGCATCCGGTCGAGAACAGAACGTCACGCGATGGCGAACTGATTATACACCGGAGCGAGATCGTCGAGGAGATCACTACGGTGCTGAAGGAGTGGCAGTACCACTACAGACGCCTTTACCTGGCAACGGATCCGTGCTTCAAGCAGCTACAGGGCAAAATGCTCGAGCTCATAAGGTTACGTTCGCAGCTACTGTCCGGTAATCTGCCAGTAGACGAGATGCGGAACATCAAGTTGAAGGCGACGAGTGAGATCGACACGGGCAACAAGATCCTCCAGCTGGACATGATCGTGCGGGACGAGAGCGGCAACATACTGGACATCGAGTGTACCTCGACGACTCAGCTGTACGAGCATCATTTGAATGCCGTGGATCGTatcaagcgagcgagcaactcCACGAACAAGAACCGCACACCTGACATTGTGAACCGTCATTCACACAATCTGTTACTATCGGTGCACAACTTTGTGTGCCGGCTAAGTGAGGATACGGAAATACTGTTCACACTgtacgatggcgatgagatGAGAGCAATCACCGAAAACTTTGTGGTCCGGTGGAGCCGCCAGGGTATGGCGGCCGATTTGGATCAGTTCAACAACATCAAGGTCCTGTTCACTGATCTATCGGGGAACGATCTGAGCCGGAATAAAATATTTCTTGTGGCGTACGTCGTGCGGATAGGTGCAATGGAGGGAAAGGATACGGAGATAAGGCGTAGCAGCATGGCGAACTCGGTCGGCAATGGCACTTACAAGACGAATCGCAACCACATCTCCTCCCAGCTGAGCAACCCTGCATCACCTAGTACAGGAagtggtggtactggtagtGGGACGCCTTCGAGTACGGGTAGCCTTAATGGTATCCCGGATCTAAACATGCGCCGCCCGTTCGGTGTGGCCACGTTAGATTTGAAGCCGATCCTGAGACGATCGGAGGACTTCAAGAGTGATACACAACTCAAGATGCCATTCATCCCGTGTGAGAAGGAACCGCTGGAGGCTACGTTGCGCAAGCTGATCACCAACAAGGATCTAGGAGAGAAGAGTGATGCGGCAATCTGGATCAGTGTGGATATGCTGTACGGTGACATCAAACAGGTGCGCGATGAGTATCCCCATCTAGTGCTCGGTAACGTGGCGTTCGCACGGAAGATGGGCTTCCCGGAGGTGATCTTTCCGGGTGACGTGCGCAATGACCTCTACCTGACGCTCGTATCGGGCGAGTTCTCGAAGGGCTCCAAAAGTAGCGACAAAAACATCGAGGTAATGGCGTACGTGTGCAATAAGCAGGGCGTGACGATACCGGGTGTCATCAgctacggtggcggtggtggagcgcTGAATGAGTACAAGTCCGTCATCTACTACCACGAAGATCGCCCGAAGTGGAGTGAAACGTTCAAGATCGACGTGCCGATCGAGGAGTTCAAACAGTGCCATCTGAAATTCACCTTCCGGCACCGTAGCTCAAATGAGGCGAAGGATAGAACTGAAAAACCTTTCGGGATGTCATTTGTCCGGTTGATGAACGACGACGGTACGACATTACAGCACCGGCGCCATACGCTGCTGGTCTACAAGATCGACCACAAAAAGTACGACGAAGAATCACAGTACAACTATCTAAACTTACCTTCGTTGGCCGATGAACTACCGAACGGAAGCACCAAACCAGCCATCGCGGGCTTTAGTTTAGCCTCGAAAGATTCGTTTATCATTGAGACGAACCTGTGCAGTACCAAGCTGACGCAAAACGTCGACATACTGGGACTGTTGAATTGGTCTTCAAGGAAGGAAAAGTTGGAGGAATCACTGCACGCGTTGATGAAGGTGCGATGCGAGGAGGTCGTCAAGTTCCTGCAGGACATTCTGGACGCTCTGTTCAACATACTCGTCGACAATGGGGATCCGGACAAGTACGACAAGCTGGTGTTCGAGTGTTTACTACGGCTGATCGAGATCGTGTACGATCTCAAGTATCAGCACTTTCAATCCGTGCTCGATCTGTACATCAACGAAAGCTTCTCCGCGACACTGGCTTATGAGTAAGTAATGATAATGCATCCCAAACACATTAGTATCGATTACTCAcgatgtttcattttattctcATTATAGGAAACTGATCCAGGTTGTGCAAACGGATATCCGGAATGCGATCAATAGCATAGCAAGCACTGCTACATTGAATCGCTCCGCGTCCAACATCTACACGGTTAACGAGAACGACGAGAAGTTGTACCGTACGACCAAGTACCTGCAGTACATCATAAAGTTCATCGTTCGATCACGGGTGCTGTTTGCTGAGCTGAACCAGGACCGTGGGCGCGAAGAGTTTGAAGCTGGCCTGGAGCAGCTGCTTGAATCGTTTACCGAGCTGATCAAGTATCAGAACGATCTACTCAAATCACAGGGTGCACTGCTTAAGTATCTGCACATCATCGCCTCAGATCTGATGCAGGTGTACGAACCGCTGAAGTTGGGTCAAAAGATTGTTGACATCATAACGAACGTGCCAACCGGTCGGTTGAATCAATCAAAGATGACCTGCATTAAGGATGTGGTCGATTCGAAGCTGTTCAAGCTGCCCGAGTGTCGGGCCATTTTACTGCCCGTGTTTTGTCGACAAATCAAAGACAAGCTGGAGAGCAAGGAAGAGGTAAGTTTGACCGTTGTTGACACCGTAGAACTGCGGCAAGCTAGAAAAGACACAGCTCTGTCCAGCATATATATAGTGTCCATTCTTATACATTTGTTATGAGTTTGCATGCGTTTGTTGTCTTGCCTTCTGTTCGTCTCTGTGTgttattgtgtgtttgtgtgtgtatgcctcTATCACTTTCTATTACGCTTCTCACCTTTCTGTCTCATGCACAATCACGCCTTGTctttgattttccaatttttcactGTTTGTCCTTCTGTGTTCTCTGTCTCtatacatgtgtgtgttttgcctGTACTGTCTGTTTGTCGCACCCATCACGCCGCGTTGTACACGCTCTTTCTGCTGTGTTCACTAGTTTATCATGGCATTACTCTTCCTCTGCGCGGAAAGATGCCTTGAAAGCTGTCAAtatactgttgctgccatcACTGCACAGTATTGAAGTAAGCATGTCCGTCTCACCATCACAACATCATGCATTGCATGGTCGGTTACTCTCAAATCCCGCACAAGGATCTGACAGTCTTATCGATCGTGCCGCTCGATACTTGATCTAAATCACCACGATACTTCACAAAACTTCCTGTTATCACTTATCCTACGTCTTTCATCCCTATCCCACCAGCCTACTCTTATACTCATTACCCAATCGAATAACATGTAATCATATACTACTGTACATTTTTCACGATTGATCCTTACATCACCCTAATCTGTGAATATCATTTCAATGTCCTAATGAATGAACAAAAATATTGAGGTAAATGGGAAGGCTACTAAGTGTATGTTTAAACATCACCATTTCATGATCATTCACGTCTTCAGTTATACTAGCCAACTCCCTGTAGCATCATCGCTACTAGACGtcatccattttcatctctCAATTCAATGTGTACAGTACCGTAGCCTAATCTCGTTCATCGGTGTTGCCCATCGGTTATCGTGACCATAGTTCTACATGTTCAGCAGTAATGGTCCTGCCAGAGTTTAacgattgtatttttttttttcttttttactccATAACTTCCATTTCGGTACATCCgaacactactaccaccgaaCACTTCCTCTCAATTCAATCATCCgattctccttttccttccttatGAATATCCCCGTTTAATACGCTAAATCAATACACATCGATACAAACCAACTTCTACACCCAACAACAAATCATCCGGTGACTGGAACATGTCTCACAAAATGTGATCGATTGTTGGTAATCTTTGGTTACCGTTTTGGGAACAACTATGAAACATATATCAAAACTCCCGTACTTACTTGACCCTCCTTGATCCAATGTGTTATCATGAATCAATTTGAATTCATCGTAAACATATGATTGCACTTTTTCTTTATATTTCtattattttgtgtttttctatttgatatattgttgttgcttcttcaATTTGTAAACGTTGAACTTACGCGCCTTGCTTATGCGTATTTATTATAAATATCAAATGGTTTATGCGATACCATATTCGATCGGTTACATTCATTGGTCACCTCGATTAAAACAATCGccgcacacaaaacacacacgtacactcgTACAACTCCACTTACGGaccctttttgtgtgtgcacTCCAACGGCGGAAATTCACGATGATGGCGTGCTAACGATGGTGTGCTTCGTGAAATGTTGGTGCAAATTatatgatggtgatgattacggttggttggtggggttgatgatgatggtgggacATACACACTTAACAACATCGAGCAGGGTGACTTTATGTGCGACATACGGCAGCAGGAGAAAAACCTTATCAAAGCAGCCAAGGTGCTTGGGGAAAGTAAATCCCAGCTTCACACGCGTGAAACCACCGCTAAGACCAAGGTATATGACCTTCCTTTTTCAGCTTGATTATGATTAACCACTCTTATTTCACAGCCCTCTTGCCTCTGGTAATACTAGCAGTACCGATATGCACACACGCAGCTAGAAAGGACACTTAGAAGAAGGCCATTCGAACGTTTGTTGTGCTTTtgcaatagcagcagcgtcgAAGTCGCAGCGGCCACAGCATTACGCTTTAGCACACTTTTGCAGTGTTTTTTAGTGTTTCAACTACTGTGTGTTGTTCCTTCTACTTATCacacccttttttgtgtttctgtgtgctAGTTTTTCTACTTTATCTTTTACAATTCTCAagattattaattattaatcAATCGATTTTCGAGACTTCTTCTAATGCTTACTATCCTGGTTGTTTATGCGAGAGACAGGAAAAGGTGTGAAATCTACTGTATGTGATtgaatgaatgattttttATAACATATGTAAGGACGGATGAGCCGTATGTtttgaatgaatgatgatttgAATATATTATCAAGTATCTCGAGAGGCAAATTTCGAAATAAATATCGCATTTTTGTCGCAGGatgttttaaacaaaaatactAATCAAGGTTTATCTTACGCTTTTGCCATGCCCTGTCCCTGCGAAGGTGGCTGAATGTGTGAACATCATGAATAATatgctggagctgctgttcCAAAAGGATGCGGACATTGGACCTGTGGACGGGGATATACGGAACATCATGCTGATACTGTTGCGCACTGTCATTCAAAGCTCGATCGCGATGGATCGAAGTAATCCGCTGGTCGGCAACCTGGTGGCTGTCATGCTTGGGATCTTCCGCAGCATGAATGCATCCCACTACCAGTGCTACGTGAAGAGTTTCCTAACCAGCTACGACCTCCTGGACTTTCTTACCGAGATACTGCTCGTGTTCCAGGAGCTTGTCTCGAAGCCGGTCTTTCCGATCGACTGGCTCGATATGATCATGCACCAGAACACGGTGATACTGGAGAGCTTGCGGCACTTTGCCGGCATCATAATGGACCAGTTTTTCAGCCCGTTCGAGAAGCAAGTCTGGTCGAACTACTTCCAGTGCTCGATCACGTTCCTTACGCAGCCATCGCTGCAGCTGAACATGTTCAGCAAAACGAAGCAATCGGTAATACGCACCAACTATCGGGACATCCGGCGTGAGACGGTGTTTGAGATACGAAAGATGTGGTTCAATCTGGGCGAACACAAGATCATGTTCGTACCGCGGCTCGTGGGACCGATCCTGGAGATGAGTCTGATCCCCGAGGAGGATCTGCGACGAGCCACCATACCGATCTTCTTCGACATGATGCAGTGCGAGTATTATAGCTCACGGTTCGCCACGGAGAGCTATGGCGACACGAGGCGTAACACGGCACACATCAAGGGAAATTTTAATGACTTCGAGAAGGAGATCATCGAAAAGCTGGATCACTACATTGAAGGAGGCTACGGCGACGCTGAGTATAAGGATCTGTTCTACGAAATTATGCATGAATCGTGTAGCAGCCATAGCACGCTTCAATCCTACGGTGTGCAGTGTGTGCAGATACTGACCAGGTTGATGGAGAAGTTGCTCGAGTACCGGTGCTTGATACATGACGAGAGCAAAGAGAATCGTATGGCGTGTACGGTTAGTCTGCTACAGTTCTACTCCGATGTGAACCGGAAGGAGATGTACATCCGGTACGTCGATAAGTTATACGAGCTGCACATGGAGTTTGACAACTTCACCGAGGCGGCCTACACGCTGAAGCTGCACAGCAATGAGCTGTCGTGGGATGAGACGCCCCTGTCACTGttattgaaatcgaaacggCACATTCTCTCCTCGACACACCGGACATTGAAGGAGCAGCTCTATCGCAGCATGATTGATCTTTTTGACAAGGGCAAGATGTGGGAGTGTGCGATTGAATTGTGCAAGGAGCTGGCTCAACAGTACGAGAATGAGGTGTACGATTACCTTAGCTTAAGCGAACTGTACAAGCGGATGTCCACTTTCTATGAAAACATTCTACGTACGACACGGTACGAGTCGATCTACTATCGTGTGACCTTCTTTGGACTTGGATTTCCCGAATTCCTGCGCAACCGGGCATTCGTGTACCGGGGGAACGAGTACGAGGATGCGGGATCCTTCAATATGCGGATCCTGAGTCAGCATCCACGGGCCGAGCTACTCACGACACtaacaccggaaccggatgtaCAGCAGTCCGAGGGTCAGTTCGTACAGATCGTTAAGGTGGACCCCGTTTATAGGGATATGCGTTTCggaagcaaaaacacacaatcgaTCGCGTCGAATATTGTTAAGTTTTACAAATCCAACAACGTCACTGAGTTCCAGTTTTCACGCCCAATCCGGGACAGTACGGTTGGAGGTGATGACATTGCCAATACATCGTACGAGCGCACCATTATGCGTACGACGGATCCACTGCCCGGAATACTACGCTGGTTCCCCGTTAAATCCTGCGAGACGGTTATGGTAGGTATTGCATTGTGTCATCGTCCAAGATAAGTCGATACTaatctgtttcctttttttcaccCTTCAGATAACACCGATCGAGATGGCCATCGAAACGGTGGACGCTAAGAACCGAGCAATCCGAGATCTGGTGCTCGAGCACCAAAGTGATCCACGCATTCCCGTTCACTCGCTGAGTGCGATCATCAAAGGTGTGGTTGATGCGGCCATTAATGGTGGCATTCCTATCTACGAGGAAGCCTTCCTCAAGCCGGAATATCTCGATCGCCATCCGGACGATGATCATCTGGTGGCTCGACTCAAGGATCTGATCGCTTCGCAAATACCGCTGCTCGAGgtagcgttgctgctgcacaaaatGAAAACCCCAGCCAGTCTGCTTCCGTTGCACGATCAGCTCGAAAAGTGCTTCGCCACGATACAGGCCAACGTAGAGGCGAAGTACGGCAAACGTAGCACCGACATCAAGATCGATAGGGATGCCGAGGTTACGTTCCGACGACAAACGACTGCCATGCCACAGCTCAGCATGGAATCTAGTCGACTCTCGGAGGCCAGCGTCGGTTCGTCTGAGTAAGTTTACGAATGTCGCCTGTGTGATATCGGCAGTTGAAAAGAtcgcatttttcatttaatgttttctttattttattttgtagcAGTGGTAGCTCCAAGAATCAAAACAGTCGGCCAACCACGACTAGCTCGGGAGGGTTCAAAAACACCTTCGCCAATTTGACAAACTTCAACACGGTTAACTTAGCCAGGTAAGCTTCCAGCAACAGAACAATGCAAGATCATGAATTAACAGAAGATCTCATCCCGTGAAACCGTTTTGCACATTAGCTACAAGTTAATGAGTAAACGGTTCTACTAAATACTAGGGCGTCCATGGCCCAATAACGCAGTGCCTACCATTAATTATGGAAccatttatcatcattttgttttcccttttcccttcctgcCTGCTTGAACCCCCCAACAATGCATCCTGAATGAAATGATTGGTCGCGCCAATGTCGACCCCTACACCTAATTGATCATCAAAATCCGTCGCATATTTGTGGGAATCTATCCGTCCGTTCACGGGCTGGAACGCAGTGACTTGTTCGAGTTTGATCGAATCAGTTTGTCCAGCTTCACGGCCAACGGAACGGGCGGTAAACTCATTACCAACCTTTCGACCAAAATTGGCACCAAACTAAGGCAGTTCGTATAATTCTTGTTTTTCGTATGTT
The sequence above is a segment of the Anopheles darlingi chromosome 2, idAnoDarlMG_H_01, whole genome shotgun sequence genome. Coding sequences within it:
- the LOC125951086 gene encoding dedicator of cytokinesis protein 1 isoform X3, which produces MTVWSRTSERRLAVAKANYSAADKEHHIDLDVGDTVIIEQESYHWYYGRNGSSGTVGIFPKTYVHPVENRTSRDGELIIHRSEIVEEITTVLKEWQYHYRRLYLATDPCFKQLQGKMLELIRLRSQLLSGNLPVDEMRNIKLKATSEIDTGNKILQLDMIVRDESGNILDIECTSTTQLYEHHLNAVDRIKRASNSTNKNRTPDIVNRHSHNLLLSVHNFVCRLSEDTEILFTLYDGDEMRAITENFVVRWSRQGMAADLDQFNNIKVLFTDLSGNDLSRNKIFLVAYVVRIGAMEGKDTEIRRSSMANSVGNGTYKTNRNHISSQLSNPASPSTGSGGTGSGTPSSTGSLNGIPDLNMRRPFGVATLDLKPILRRSEDFKSDTQLKMPFIPCEKEPLEATLRKLITNKDLGEKSDAAIWISVDMLYGDIKQVRDEYPHLVLGNVAFARKMGFPEVIFPGDVRNDLYLTLVSGEFSKGSKSSDKNIEVMAYVCNKQGVTIPGVISYGGGGGALNEYKSVIYYHEDRPKWSETFKIDVPIEEFKQCHLKFTFRHRSSNEAKDRTEKPFGMSFVRLMNDDGTTLQHRRHTLLVYKIDHKKYDEESQYNYLNLPSLADELPNGSTKPAIAGFSLASKDSFIIETNLCSTKLTQNVDILGLLNWSSRKEKLEESLHALMKVRCEEVVKFLQDILDALFNILVDNGDPDKYDKLVFECLLRLIEIVYDLKYQHFQSVLDLYINESFSATLAYEKLIQVVQTDIRNAINSIASTATLNRSASNIYTVNENDEKLYRTTKYLQYIIKFIVRSRVLFAELNQDRGREEFEAGLEQLLESFTELIKYQNDLLKSQGALLKYLHIIASDLMQVYEPLKLGQKIVDIITNVPTGRLNQSKMTCIKDVVDSKLFKLPECRAILLPVFCRQIKDKLESKEEVAECVNIMNNMLELLFQKDADIGPVDGDIRNIMLILLRTVIQSSIAMDRSNPLVGNLVAVMLGIFRSMNASHYQCYVKSFLTSYDLLDFLTEILLVFQELVSKPVFPIDWLDMIMHQNTVILESLRHFAGIIMDQFFSPFEKQVWSNYFQCSITFLTQPSLQLNMFSKTKQSVIRTNYRDIRRETVFEIRKMWFNLGEHKIMFVPRLVGPILEMSLIPEEDLRRATIPIFFDMMQCEYYSSRFATESYGDTRRNTAHIKGNFNDFEKEIIEKLDHYIEGGYGDAEYKDLFYEIMHESCSSHSTLQSYGVQCVQILTRLMEKLLEYRCLIHDESKENRMACTVSLLQFYSDVNRKEMYIRYVDKLYELHMEFDNFTEAAYTLKLHSNELSWDETPLSLLLKSKRHILSSTHRTLKEQLYRSMIDLFDKGKMWECAIELCKELAQQYENEVYDYLSLSELYKRMSTFYENILRTTRYESIYYRVTFFGLGFPEFLRNRAFVYRGNEYEDAGSFNMRILSQHPRAELLTTLTPEPDVQQSEGQFVQIVKVDPVYRDMRFGSKNTQSIASNIVKFYKSNNVTEFQFSRPIRDSTVGGDDIANTSYERTIMRTTDPLPGILRWFPVKSCETVMITPIEMAIETVDAKNRAIRDLVLEHQSDPRIPVHSLSAIIKGVVDAAINGGIPIYEEAFLKPEYLDRHPDDDHLVARLKDLIASQIPLLEVALLLHKMKTPASLLPLHDQLEKCFATIQANVEAKYGKRSTDIKIDRDAEVTFRRQTTAMPQLSMESSRLSEASVGSSDSGSSKNQNSRPTTTSSGGFKNTFANLTNFNTVNLARTSLGTSPSSKTKKDKTLTKRRSSRKMDRETMSLSIPNSQFYTAPLGTTSEHSYSMLSSDNSRDSAGSVSLLSTTSTVTVGSPISSPMNSLPVYELTEELHPKRPLRSEVEKEKRLSRPPSIATPTMGTKSSVAGVPSVANGGGDTNSIGSADSSSNRNSIITNDSTTSEEDAVPPPLPLKTSSRCDTGNDYANFGSRTEYRNSSQQAAVTNASHYITFKPMLATPITEQQHCNKTHDGIANNASYDTVQTTGNHNIIIINSVTGPGTGAIYDDKRRPPTPPPKPARNVKG
- the LOC125951086 gene encoding dedicator of cytokinesis protein 1 isoform X4, which gives rise to MTVWSRTSERRLAVAKANYSAADKEHHIDLDVGDTVIIEQESYHWYYGRNGSSGTVGIFPKTYVHPVENRTSRDGELIIHRSEIVEEITTVLKEWQYHYRRLYLATDPCFKQLQGKMLELIRLRSQLLSGNLPVDEMRNIKLKATSEIDTGNKILQLDMIVRDESGNILDIECTSTTQLYEHHLNAVDRIKRASNSTNKNRTPDIVNRHSHNLLLSVHNFVCRLSEDTEILFTLYDGDEMRAITENFVVRWSRQGMAADLDQFNNIKVLFTDLSGNDLSRNKIFLVAYVVRIGAMEGKDTEIRRSSMANSVGNGTYKTNRNHISSQLSNPASPSTGSGGTGSGTPSSTGSLNGIPDLNMRRPFGVATLDLKPILRRSEDFKSDTQLKMPFIPCEKEPLEATLRKLITNKDLGEKSDAAIWISVDMLYGDIKQVRDEYPHLVLGNVAFARKMGFPEVIFPGDVRNDLYLTLVSGEFSKGSKSSDKNIEVMAYVCNKQGVTIPGVISYGGGGGALNEYKSVIYYHEDRPKWSETFKIDVPIEEFKQCHLKFTFRHRSSNEAKDRTEKPFGMSFVRLMNDDGTTLQHRRHTLLVYKIDHKKYDEESQYNYLNLPSLADELPNGSTKPAIAGFSLASKDSFIIETNLCSTKLTQNVDILGLLNWSSRKEKLEESLHALMKVRCEEVVKFLQDILDALFNILVDNGDPDKYDKLVFECLLRLIEIVYDLKYQHFQSVLDLYINESFSATLAYEKLIQVVQTDIRNAINSIASTATLNRSASNIYTVNENDEKLYRTTKYLQYIIKFIVRSRVLFAELNQDRGREEFEAGLEQLLESFTELIKYQNDLLKSQGALLKYLHIIASDLMQVYEPLKLGQKIVDIITNVPTGRLNQSKMTCIKDVVDSKLFKLPECRAILLPVFCRQIKDKLESKEEGDFMCDIRQQEKNLIKAAKVLGESKSQLHTRETTAKTKVAECVNIMNNMLELLFQKDADIGPVDGDIRNIMLILLRTVIQSSIAMDRSNPLVGNLVAVMLGIFRSMNASHYQCYVKSFLTSYDLLDFLTEILLVFQELVSKPVFPIDWLDMIMHQNTVILESLRHFAGIIMDQFFSPFEKQVWSNYFQCSITFLTQPSLQLNMFSKTKQSVIRTNYRDIRRETVFEIRKMWFNLGEHKIMFVPRLVGPILEMSLIPEEDLRRATIPIFFDMMQCEYYSSRFATESYGDTRRNTAHIKGNFNDFEKEIIEKLDHYIEGGYGDAEYKDLFYEIMHESCSSHSTLQSYGVQCVQILTRLMEKLLEYRCLIHDESKENRMACTVSLLQFYSDVNRKEMYIRYVDKLYELHMEFDNFTEAAYTLKLHSNELSWDETPLSLLLKSKRHILSSTHRTLKEQLYRSMIDLFDKGKMWECAIELCKELAQQYENEVYDYLSLSELYKRMSTFYENILRTTRYESIYYRVTFFGLGFPEFLRNRAFVYRGNEYEDAGSFNMRILSQHPRAELLTTLTPEPDVQQSEGQFVQIVKVDPVYRDMRFGSKNTQSIASNIVKFYKSNNVTEFQFSRPIRDSTVGGDDIANTSYERTIMRTTDPLPGILRWFPVKSCETVMITPIEMAIETVDAKNRAIRDLVLEHQSDPRIPVHSLSAIIKGVVDAAINGGIPIYEEAFLKPEYLDRHPDDDHLVARLKDLIASQIPLLEVALLLHKMKTPASLLPLHDQLEKCFATIQANVEAKYGKRSTDIKIDRDAEVTFRRQTTAMPQLSMESSRLSEASVGSSDSGSSKNQNSRPTTTSSGGFKNTFANLTNFNTVNLASDLFEFDRISLSSFTANGTGGKLITNLSTKIGTKLRQTSLGTSPSSKTKKDKTLTKRRSSRKMDRETMSLSIPNSQFYTAPLGTTSEHSYSMLSSDNSRDSAGSVSLLSTTSTVTVGSPISSPMNSLPVYELTEELHPKRPLRSEVEKEKRLSRPPSIATPTMGTKSSVAGVPSVANGGGDTNSIGSADSSSNRNSIITNDSTTSEEDAVPPPLPLKTSSRCDTGNDYANFGSRTEYRNSSQQAAVTNASHYITFKPMLATPITEQQHCNKTHDGIANNASYDTVQTTGNHNIIIINSVTGPGTGAIYDDKRRPPTPPPKPARNVKG
- the LOC125951086 gene encoding dedicator of cytokinesis protein 1 isoform X1 — protein: MTVWSRTSERRLAVAKANYSAADKEHHIDLDVGDTVIIEQESYHWYYGRNGSSGTVGIFPKTYVHPVENRTSRDGELIIHRSEIVEEITTVLKEWQYHYRRLYLATDPCFKQLQGKMLELIRLRSQLLSGNLPVDEMRNIKLKATSEIDTGNKILQLDMIVRDESGNILDIECTSTTQLYEHHLNAVDRIKRASNSTNKNRTPDIVNRHSHNLLLSVHNFVCRLSEDTEILFTLYDGDEMRAITENFVVRWSRQGMAADLDQFNNIKVLFTDLSGNDLSRNKIFLVAYVVRIGAMEGKDTEIRRSSMANSVGNGTYKTNRNHISSQLSNPASPSTGSGGTGSGTPSSTGSLNGIPDLNMRRPFGVATLDLKPILRRSEDFKSDTQLKMPFIPCEKEPLEATLRKLITNKDLGEKSDAAIWISVDMLYGDIKQVRDEYPHLVLGNVAFARKMGFPEVIFPGDVRNDLYLTLVSGEFSKGSKSSDKNIEVMAYVCNKQGVTIPGVISYGGGGGALNEYKSVIYYHEDRPKWSETFKIDVPIEEFKQCHLKFTFRHRSSNEAKDRTEKPFGMSFVRLMNDDGTTLQHRRHTLLVYKIDHKKYDEESQYNYLNLPSLADELPNGSTKPAIAGFSLASKDSFIIETNLCSTKLTQNVDILGLLNWSSRKEKLEESLHALMKVRCEEVVKFLQDILDALFNILVDNGDPDKYDKLVFECLLRLIEIVYDLKYQHFQSVLDLYINESFSATLAYEKLIQVVQTDIRNAINSIASTATLNRSASNIYTVNENDEKLYRTTKYLQYIIKFIVRSRVLFAELNQDRGREEFEAGLEQLLESFTELIKYQNDLLKSQGALLKYLHIIASDLMQVYEPLKLGQKIVDIITNVPTGRLNQSKMTCIKDVVDSKLFKLPECRAILLPVFCRQIKDKLESKEEGDFMCDIRQQEKNLIKAAKVLGESKSQLHTRETTAKTKVAECVNIMNNMLELLFQKDADIGPVDGDIRNIMLILLRTVIQSSIAMDRSNPLVGNLVAVMLGIFRSMNASHYQCYVKSFLTSYDLLDFLTEILLVFQELVSKPVFPIDWLDMIMHQNTVILESLRHFAGIIMDQFFSPFEKQVWSNYFQCSITFLTQPSLQLNMFSKTKQSVIRTNYRDIRRETVFEIRKMWFNLGEHKIMFVPRLVGPILEMSLIPEEDLRRATIPIFFDMMQCEYYSSRFATESYGDTRRNTAHIKGNFNDFEKEIIEKLDHYIEGGYGDAEYKDLFYEIMHESCSSHSTLQSYGVQCVQILTRLMEKLLEYRCLIHDESKENRMACTVSLLQFYSDVNRKEMYIRYVDKLYELHMEFDNFTEAAYTLKLHSNELSWDETPLSLLLKSKRHILSSTHRTLKEQLYRSMIDLFDKGKMWECAIELCKELAQQYENEVYDYLSLSELYKRMSTFYENILRTTRYESIYYRVTFFGLGFPEFLRNRAFVYRGNEYEDAGSFNMRILSQHPRAELLTTLTPEPDVQQSEGQFVQIVKVDPVYRDMRFGSKNTQSIASNIVKFYKSNNVTEFQFSRPIRDSTVGGDDIANTSYERTIMRTTDPLPGILRWFPVKSCETVMITPIEMAIETVDAKNRAIRDLVLEHQSDPRIPVHSLSAIIKGVVDAAINGGIPIYEEAFLKPEYLDRHPDDDHLVARLKDLIASQIPLLEVALLLHKMKTPASLLPLHDQLEKCFATIQANVEAKYGKRSTDIKIDRDAEVTFRRQTTAMPQLSMESSRLSEASVGSSDSGSSKNQNSRPTTTSSGGFKNTFANLTNFNTVNLARTSLGTSPSSKTKKDKTLTKRRSSRKMDRETMSLSIPNSQFYTAPLGTTSEHSYSMLSSDNSRDSAGSVSLLSTTSTVTVGSPISSPMNSLPVYELTEELHPKRPLRSEVEKEKRLSRPPSIATPTMGTKSSVAGVPSVANGGGDTNSIGSADSSSNRNSIITNDSTTSEEDAVPPPLPLKTSSRCDTGNDYANFGSRTEYRNSSQQAAVTNASHYITFKPMLATPITEQQHCNKTHDGIANNASYDTVQTTGNHNIIIINSVTGPGTGAIYDDKRRPPTPPPKPARNVKG